In Gammaproteobacteria bacterium, a genomic segment contains:
- a CDS encoding helix-turn-helix domain-containing protein gives MSKKKNPHVGSALDDFLKEKGLFENAQALAVKEVIAWQLAQAMQERKLSKARMAELLHTSRTQVNRLLNPAEGNVTLETLQRAADAVGRKLHLELV, from the coding sequence ATGAGCAAGAAAAAGAACCCGCATGTTGGCAGTGCACTCGATGACTTCCTCAAGGAGAAAGGCCTCTTCGAGAACGCACAGGCCCTCGCCGTCAAAGAGGTCATCGCATGGCAATTGGCCCAAGCGATGCAAGAACGCAAGCTGAGCAAAGCGCGCATGGCCGAGCTGCTTCATACCAGCCGTACGCAGGTCAATCGTCTGCTCAATCCAGCGGAAGGAAACGTGACGCTGGAAACCCTTCAACGCGCGGCCGACGCCGTGGGCCGGAAACTGCATCTGGAGCTGGTTTGA
- a CDS encoding type II toxin-antitoxin system RelE/ParE family toxin: MRVLPCFHEGQPVALHGFIKKTQKTPQYDLALALKRMKEASGI, translated from the coding sequence TTGCGCGTCCTGCCGTGTTTTCACGAGGGGCAACCGGTCGCATTGCACGGCTTCATCAAGAAAACACAGAAGACACCTCAATACGATCTGGCGCTGGCACTGAAACGAATGAAAGAGGCAAGCGGCATATGA
- a CDS encoding M28 family peptidase — MTTKTYIGVALLTLLSLTACEHSGDGGESVSQTKPAEAPVMAVANDAESQIDTDDLLKYIKQLSSDEFEGRLPGTPGGEKTVAYLVKQFKALGLAPGNPDGSYTQAVPLVGITGQPTMQFTVGDQPIEMQRGSDFVATTAQFTNEVSIENVPLVFVGYGVQAPEYDWNDYKGIDPEGKALVMLINDPPVRGEDGELDSEVFGGQAMTYYGRWTYKYDIASKLGAAAVIIVHETEPASYPWSVVEHSWTGEQFELAASNKNMDRVPVQGWITLDRAHELFSAAGQDFDALKKQAVSRDFEPVPLDSATVTARIDNTVREVDSQNVIARIEGSDATLKNQYVVYSGHWDHLGRNPDLEGDQIFNGAVDNASGTAGLLEIAQAYKALPQAPKRSILFLAVTAEEQGLLGSKHYAQNPLYPVADTVAMLNMDAMNPFGPTRDVQIIGYGQNTLEDIAEEIAVTHDREIVPDTAPEKGFYYRSDQFEFAKVGIPALYADGGVEVIGKPEGYGEQKMKEYTANDYHSVSDEVKPDWDLSGMVADQRLLFEIGQRVADSEDIPTWKEGSEFKAVREAQ; from the coding sequence ATGACGACCAAAACCTACATCGGCGTGGCACTGCTGACGCTGCTCAGCCTCACCGCCTGCGAGCACTCCGGCGACGGGGGCGAATCCGTCAGCCAGACCAAACCGGCCGAGGCACCGGTGATGGCGGTCGCGAACGACGCCGAATCGCAGATCGATACGGACGACCTGCTCAAGTACATCAAGCAGCTGTCCTCGGACGAATTCGAAGGCCGTCTGCCCGGCACCCCCGGCGGCGAGAAGACCGTGGCCTACCTCGTCAAACAGTTCAAGGCCTTGGGGCTGGCCCCCGGCAACCCCGACGGCAGCTACACCCAGGCGGTGCCCCTGGTCGGCATCACCGGTCAGCCGACGATGCAGTTCACGGTCGGTGACCAACCGATCGAAATGCAGCGTGGCAGCGATTTCGTGGCCACCACCGCGCAGTTCACCAATGAGGTTTCGATCGAGAACGTGCCGCTGGTGTTCGTCGGCTACGGCGTGCAGGCACCGGAATACGACTGGAACGACTACAAGGGCATCGATCCCGAGGGCAAGGCCCTGGTCATGCTGATCAACGATCCGCCGGTCCGCGGCGAAGACGGCGAACTCGATTCGGAGGTGTTCGGCGGCCAGGCCATGACCTATTACGGTCGTTGGACCTACAAGTACGACATCGCTTCCAAGCTCGGCGCGGCCGCCGTCATCATCGTCCACGAGACCGAACCGGCCAGCTATCCCTGGAGTGTGGTCGAACACAGCTGGACCGGCGAACAGTTCGAACTGGCGGCGAGCAACAAGAACATGGACCGCGTGCCGGTGCAGGGCTGGATCACGCTGGATCGTGCGCACGAGCTGTTCTCGGCGGCCGGCCAGGATTTCGACGCGCTGAAGAAACAGGCCGTGAGCCGCGACTTCGAGCCGGTGCCGCTGGACTCGGCCACCGTCACCGCGCGCATCGACAATACGGTCCGTGAAGTCGATTCGCAGAACGTCATCGCGCGCATCGAAGGCAGTGACGCCACGCTCAAGAACCAGTACGTGGTCTACAGCGGACACTGGGATCACCTGGGCCGCAACCCGGACCTGGAAGGCGACCAGATCTTCAATGGCGCCGTCGACAACGCCTCCGGCACCGCCGGCCTGCTGGAAATCGCGCAGGCCTACAAGGCCCTGCCGCAAGCGCCAAAACGCTCGATCCTGTTCCTGGCCGTCACCGCCGAGGAGCAAGGCCTGCTCGGCTCCAAGCACTACGCGCAGAACCCGCTGTATCCGGTTGCGGACACTGTGGCGATGCTCAACATGGACGCGATGAACCCCTTCGGCCCCACGCGCGACGTACAGATCATCGGCTACGGCCAGAACACTCTGGAGGATATCGCGGAGGAGATTGCCGTCACGCATGATCGCGAGATCGTGCCGGACACGGCGCCGGAAAAAGGCTTCTACTACCGGTCCGACCAGTTCGAGTTCGCCAAGGTCGGCATTCCCGCCCTGTACGCCGACGGCGGCGTCGAAGTCATCGGCAAGCCTGAAGGCTACGGCGAGCAGAAAATGAAGGAATACACCGCCAACGACTATCACTCCGTCTCCGACGAAGTGAAACCGGACTGGGACCTGTCCGGCATGGTCGCCGATCAGCGACTGCTGTTCGAGATCGGACAGCGCGTCGCCGACAGCGAGGACATCCCGACCTGGAAGGAAGGCTCGGAGTTCAAGGCGGTTCGCGAAGCGCAGTGA
- a CDS encoding S9 family peptidase → MLRIVSAAALMLTATIATAATHPYSIDDQVRFDRVSSPQLAPDGGSLVYQLRETDFEADKGLNSLWTLALAGGKATPQRITPASLGAHDAQWAPDGSALYFLAAKDGVQQLWRVVPGEDAETLSELPVDIGRFLIAPDGKQLALLIDVFPDCTDLACTAARIKSADEDPVSGVMYQRIFVRHWDSWEDGRNTQLFSATLKDDGLGEPVALSTTLDADITEPTFSPDSKTLAFSARLKQGEPWSTNFDIYTVAVDGSAAPSNRTAMNQAWDAGPLYSPDGKTLYYRAMKRPGFEADRYGVVALDTDKGSTREIAATWDRSAGALQVSPDGKTLYTTADDLGQHRLFAVDVASQRISALSKDGSVGDFDVGTGQIVLTMDDLDSPAQVYRISGSGKPKAITELNADRLADIEFGDYEQFSFKGWNDDEVHGYVVKPAGYKKGQKYPVAFIIHGGPQGSMGNHFHYRWNPQTYAGAGFAVVFIDFHGSTGYGQAFTDAISRDWGGKPLADLQKGWAYALEEYPFLDGDKACALGASYGGYMINWIAGQWPDAFQCLVNHDGVFDTRSMYYSTEELWFPEWENGAPYYEKPDAYERFNPATRVERWKTPMMVIQGGLDYRVPLEQGLSAFTALQRQNIPSQFLYYPDENHWVLKPHNSVQWHRAVEAWIKRWTGE, encoded by the coding sequence ATGCTGCGCATTGTTTCGGCTGCCGCGCTGATGCTCACCGCCACGATCGCCACGGCGGCGACCCATCCCTATTCGATCGACGATCAGGTTCGCTTCGATCGTGTCAGCAGCCCGCAGCTGGCGCCCGACGGCGGCTCGCTGGTCTACCAGCTGCGCGAAACCGACTTCGAGGCCGACAAGGGGCTCAACAGTCTGTGGACGCTGGCGCTCGCGGGCGGCAAGGCCACACCGCAACGCATCACGCCGGCCAGCCTCGGTGCGCATGACGCGCAGTGGGCTCCCGACGGGAGCGCGCTCTATTTCCTCGCGGCAAAGGACGGCGTACAGCAACTATGGCGCGTGGTCCCCGGCGAGGATGCCGAAACGCTCAGCGAGCTGCCGGTCGATATCGGCCGCTTTTTGATCGCGCCGGACGGCAAGCAGCTCGCGCTGCTGATCGATGTGTTTCCGGACTGCACGGACCTCGCCTGCACCGCCGCGCGCATCAAGTCCGCCGACGAGGACCCCGTCAGCGGCGTGATGTATCAGCGCATCTTCGTGCGTCACTGGGACAGCTGGGAAGACGGCCGCAATACCCAGCTGTTCTCGGCCACACTCAAGGACGACGGCCTTGGCGAACCCGTCGCACTGTCGACCACGCTCGACGCCGACATCACCGAACCGACGTTCTCGCCGGATTCGAAGACCCTGGCGTTTTCGGCCCGGCTCAAACAGGGCGAACCCTGGTCCACCAACTTCGATATCTACACGGTCGCCGTCGACGGCAGCGCCGCGCCAAGCAACCGCACGGCCATGAACCAGGCCTGGGATGCCGGCCCGCTGTACTCGCCGGACGGCAAGACCCTGTACTACCGTGCGATGAAGCGCCCCGGTTTCGAGGCCGACCGCTACGGCGTCGTGGCTCTGGATACGGACAAGGGCTCCACGCGGGAAATCGCCGCCACCTGGGACCGTTCGGCCGGCGCGCTACAGGTTTCGCCGGACGGCAAGACGCTCTACACCACGGCCGACGACCTCGGCCAGCATCGGCTCTTTGCGGTGGACGTCGCCAGCCAGCGCATCAGCGCCCTGAGCAAGGATGGTTCGGTCGGCGATTTCGACGTGGGCACCGGGCAAATCGTGCTGACGATGGATGACCTCGATTCGCCGGCGCAGGTCTACCGCATCAGCGGTTCCGGCAAACCCAAAGCCATCACCGAGCTCAACGCCGACCGCCTGGCGGACATCGAGTTCGGTGACTACGAGCAGTTTTCGTTCAAGGGCTGGAACGACGACGAAGTCCACGGCTACGTGGTCAAGCCGGCCGGCTACAAAAAGGGCCAGAAGTACCCGGTGGCCTTCATCATCCACGGCGGCCCGCAGGGCAGCATGGGCAATCACTTCCACTATCGCTGGAATCCGCAGACCTACGCTGGCGCCGGCTTCGCGGTGGTATTCATCGACTTCCACGGCTCCACCGGCTACGGCCAGGCCTTCACCGATGCGATCTCGCGCGACTGGGGCGGCAAGCCGCTGGCCGACCTGCAGAAAGGCTGGGCCTACGCATTGGAGGAGTATCCCTTCCTCGACGGCGACAAGGCCTGCGCCCTGGGCGCGTCCTATGGCGGCTACATGATCAACTGGATCGCCGGGCAATGGCCGGATGCCTTCCAGTGCCTGGTCAATCACGACGGCGTATTCGACACGCGTTCGATGTACTACAGCACCGAAGAGCTGTGGTTCCCGGAATGGGAGAACGGCGCCCCGTACTACGAAAAGCCGGACGCCTACGAGCGCTTCAATCCGGCGACGCGGGTCGAGCGCTGGAAGACGCCGATGATGGTGATTCAGGGCGGGCTCGACTATCGCGTACCGCTGGAACAGGGCCTGTCGGCCTTCACCGCCCTGCAGCGCCAGAACATCCCGAGCCAGTTCCTGTATTACCCCGACGAAAACCACTGGGTGCTCAAGCCCCACAACAGCGTGCAATGGCATCGCGCCGTCGAAGCCTGGATCAAGCGCTGGACCGGAGAATGA
- a CDS encoding peptide MFS transporter: MSTSIAAASRGQTFLGHPIGLYICFGTELWERFSFYGMKYLLVLYLTKYHLFTDKDGLDVLGAYAGLAYATPVLGGMLADRYLGMRKAVTFGGLLLVLGHLGLAIEGTQAYIENGTVIRDTGALQIFYFSLALVITGVGFLKPNISTIVGQLYEQGDSRRDAGFTIFYMGINIGSFSATLLCGWLGETYGWRYGFGAAGIGMLFGLVWFLWGQRYLHGAAEPHDPEKLRAKVFGFMSREWLIYAGSIVALFVIWRLVQFNPVVHTALNLLALGFLVWFAWFVTMRCDAQQRSRMIVLAILTISTVVFWALFEQSSASMTLYADRVLNREVLGFTFTAVQIGSLNALFIFTVAPFFAMLWQFLGKRGWEPSTPVKFALGIAQAGLGFGMLVYGAQHPDELGKVALIWMVLAYFFHTTGELCLSPVGLSAVTKLAVPSVVGVMMGAWFLATAYAEFMAALISKLASVDTTAGAVADIGVALATYTELFGKLFWIGIGTGAALLVLSPLLRKGMRGIH, translated from the coding sequence ATGTCGACTTCCATTGCTGCCGCATCGCGCGGCCAAACGTTTTTGGGTCATCCCATCGGGCTCTATATCTGCTTCGGCACGGAGCTATGGGAGCGCTTCTCGTTCTATGGGATGAAGTACCTGCTGGTGCTCTATCTCACCAAGTACCATCTGTTCACCGACAAGGACGGGCTCGACGTGCTCGGCGCCTATGCCGGCCTGGCCTACGCCACACCGGTGCTCGGCGGCATGCTCGCCGACCGCTATCTGGGCATGCGCAAGGCCGTAACCTTCGGTGGTCTGCTGCTGGTGCTGGGGCATCTGGGCCTCGCCATCGAAGGCACCCAGGCCTACATCGAGAACGGGACCGTCATCCGCGATACCGGCGCGCTCCAGATCTTCTACTTCTCGCTGGCATTGGTGATTACCGGTGTCGGTTTTCTCAAGCCGAACATCTCGACCATCGTCGGTCAGCTCTATGAGCAGGGCGATTCGCGGCGCGATGCCGGTTTCACCATCTTCTACATGGGCATCAACATCGGTTCGTTCTCGGCCACGCTGCTGTGCGGCTGGCTGGGTGAAACCTACGGCTGGCGCTACGGCTTCGGCGCCGCCGGCATCGGCATGTTGTTCGGCCTGGTGTGGTTCCTGTGGGGCCAGCGCTATCTGCACGGTGCCGCCGAGCCGCACGACCCGGAGAAGCTGCGCGCCAAGGTCTTCGGCTTCATGTCACGCGAATGGCTGATCTATGCCGGCTCGATCGTCGCGCTGTTCGTGATCTGGCGCTTGGTGCAGTTCAATCCGGTGGTGCATACCGCGCTGAACCTGCTGGCGCTGGGCTTTCTGGTCTGGTTCGCTTGGTTCGTGACGATGCGCTGCGATGCGCAGCAACGCAGCCGCATGATCGTGCTGGCGATCCTGACGATTTCCACTGTGGTGTTCTGGGCCCTGTTCGAGCAGTCCTCGGCGTCGATGACCCTGTACGCGGATCGTGTGCTCAACCGAGAGGTCTTGGGCTTTACGTTCACGGCGGTGCAGATCGGTTCGCTCAATGCGCTATTCATTTTCACCGTGGCGCCATTCTTCGCGATGCTGTGGCAGTTCCTGGGCAAGCGCGGCTGGGAGCCGAGTACGCCCGTCAAGTTCGCGCTGGGCATCGCCCAGGCTGGCCTGGGATTCGGCATGCTGGTCTACGGCGCGCAGCATCCGGACGAACTCGGCAAGGTCGCGCTGATCTGGATGGTGTTGGCTTACTTCTTCCACACCACCGGCGAGCTGTGTCTGTCGCCGGTCGGCCTGTCGGCGGTGACCAAGCTGGCCGTGCCCTCGGTGGTCGGCGTGATGATGGGCGCCTGGTTCCTGGCCACCGCCTATGCCGAATTCATGGCGGCGCTGATCTCCAAGCTCGCCTCGGTGGATACCACCGCGGGTGCGGTCGCCGACATCGGTGTAGCGCTGGCGACCTATACCGAGTTGTTCGGCAAGCTGTTCTGGATTGGAATCGGCACCGGTGCGGCACTGTTGGTGCTGTCGCCGCTGTTGCGCAAGGGCATGCGCGGTATTCACTGA
- a CDS encoding isovaleryl-CoA dehydrogenase, whose protein sequence is MNFSRPSERFVTHEVSNQAPPLSGFNAYASDPALRDAVHREGGGWAESQLQAFGELAGGELLDLGFEANHHKPELVLYDRYGHRLDTVEFHPAYHRIMELAVAHGVPGFAWKHAAKPGAHVARAALALLHAQAEQGTGCPLTMTYASVPALLHAGDFGRQWVSKIADGQYDPRPLPGLSKNGVQIGMGMTEKQGGSDVRSNTTRAYELGDAQFEIVGHKWFFSAPACDAHLVLAQEDAGMSCFLLPRYLDDGSKNHVRIQRLKDKLGDWSNASSEVEFHGAVASRVGEPGRGVATILEMVALTRLDCMMGSSAVMRQALQHAVHHARYRQTFGKTLVEHALMQNVLADLALESEAATALTMRVARAVDASARDPREAAFARIATAIGKYWICKRCVPFVNEAQECLGGQGYVEESILPRLYRQAPLNSIWEGSGNIQCLDVLRALNREPATAEALMAELESARGGHPALDREIGALREELADKDNIEPRARYVTERAALAIQAAVLIRGGNRVVSDAFCESRLGGQRGQAFGTLSPLAPMQALIERSFVPN, encoded by the coding sequence ATGAACTTCTCCAGACCCTCCGAACGCTTTGTTACGCATGAGGTGAGCAACCAGGCGCCGCCGCTGAGCGGCTTCAACGCCTATGCCAGTGACCCGGCCCTGCGCGACGCGGTGCATCGTGAAGGTGGTGGCTGGGCCGAGAGTCAACTGCAGGCCTTCGGCGAACTTGCCGGTGGCGAACTGCTCGATCTCGGTTTCGAGGCCAATCATCACAAGCCGGAGCTGGTGCTCTACGATCGTTATGGGCACCGTCTCGACACGGTCGAATTCCATCCGGCCTATCACCGCATCATGGAGCTGGCCGTGGCCCACGGCGTGCCGGGCTTCGCCTGGAAACACGCGGCCAAGCCCGGCGCCCACGTGGCGCGCGCGGCGCTGGCATTGCTGCACGCGCAGGCCGAGCAGGGCACCGGTTGTCCGCTGACGATGACCTACGCCAGCGTGCCGGCCCTGCTTCACGCTGGCGATTTCGGCCGGCAGTGGGTATCGAAAATCGCTGACGGGCAATACGATCCGCGCCCATTGCCGGGCCTGAGCAAGAACGGCGTGCAGATCGGCATGGGCATGACCGAGAAGCAGGGGGGCTCCGACGTTCGCAGCAATACCACGCGCGCGTATGAGCTGGGCGACGCTCAGTTCGAGATCGTCGGCCACAAATGGTTCTTTTCGGCGCCGGCCTGCGATGCGCATCTGGTGCTGGCGCAGGAGGATGCCGGGATGTCCTGCTTCCTGCTGCCCCGTTATCTGGACGACGGTTCCAAGAATCACGTGCGCATCCAGCGCCTCAAGGACAAGCTCGGCGACTGGAGCAATGCCTCCAGCGAGGTCGAGTTCCACGGGGCGGTGGCGAGTCGCGTGGGCGAGCCGGGGCGTGGGGTCGCGACGATACTGGAGATGGTGGCGCTGACGCGGCTGGACTGCATGATGGGCTCGTCCGCCGTGATGCGGCAGGCCCTGCAGCATGCCGTGCACCATGCCCGTTACCGCCAGACCTTCGGCAAGACCCTGGTCGAACACGCGCTGATGCAGAACGTGCTGGCCGATCTGGCGCTGGAATCCGAGGCGGCCACTGCACTGACGATGCGCGTGGCGCGCGCTGTGGATGCCAGCGCGCGCGATCCAAGGGAAGCCGCGTTCGCGCGGATCGCTACGGCGATCGGCAAGTACTGGATCTGCAAGCGTTGCGTGCCGTTCGTCAACGAGGCGCAGGAATGCCTCGGCGGCCAGGGCTATGTCGAGGAATCGATCCTGCCGCGTCTGTACCGGCAGGCACCGCTGAACTCGATTTGGGAGGGTAGCGGAAACATCCAGTGTCTGGACGTGTTGCGCGCGCTTAATCGCGAACCGGCGACGGCCGAGGCGCTGATGGCCGAGCTGGAATCGGCACGTGGTGGTCATCCGGCGCTGGACCGCGAGATTGGCGCGCTTCGCGAGGAGCTGGCCGACAAGGACAACATCGAGCCGCGCGCACGCTACGTGACCGAGCGCGCGGCGCTGGCGATCCAGGCGGCGGTGCTGATCCGCGGTGGCAATCGTGTGGTTTCCGATGCCTTCTGCGAATCGCGGCTCGGCGGGCAGCGCGGCCAGGCCTTCGGCACGCTGTCGCCGCTGGCGCCGATGCAGGCCTTGATCGAGCGCAGCTTCGTCCCCAACTAG
- a CDS encoding ATP-dependent Clp protease proteolytic subunit, with the protein MLNDDPESENEKKAQRTPALEERLFKARTILIYGGIDQKLAETVTARLLALQSESDEPITIFINSQGGHVESGDTIYDMIKFVKPEVRIVGTGWVASAGALIYAAAKAENRLSLPNTRFLLHQPSGGGMGTASDIAIQAKEIIRMRRRLNEIFSIETGQPIERIEKDTDRDYWMSAADAKDYGLVGRIVKSAAEIG; encoded by the coding sequence ATGCTCAACGACGATCCGGAATCCGAAAACGAGAAGAAGGCCCAGCGCACGCCTGCGCTTGAGGAACGCCTGTTCAAGGCGCGCACGATCCTGATCTATGGCGGGATCGACCAGAAGCTCGCCGAAACGGTGACCGCACGCTTGCTGGCCTTGCAGTCCGAAAGCGACGAGCCGATCACGATCTTCATCAACAGCCAGGGCGGCCACGTCGAGTCCGGCGATACGATCTACGACATGATCAAGTTCGTGAAGCCCGAGGTGCGGATCGTGGGCACCGGTTGGGTCGCCAGTGCCGGCGCCCTGATCTATGCCGCGGCCAAGGCGGAAAACCGCCTGAGCCTGCCGAATACGCGCTTCCTGCTGCATCAGCCCTCGGGCGGCGGCATGGGCACGGCGTCGGACATCGCGATCCAGGCCAAGGAAATCATCCGCATGCGTCGCCGGCTCAACGAGATTTTCTCGATCGAGACCGGGCAGCCGATCGAGCGCATCGAGAAGGACACCGATCGCGACTATTGGATGTCCGCCGCCGATGCCAAGGATTACGGTCTGGTCGGTCGTATCGTCAAGAGCGCGGCCGAAATCGGATGA
- a CDS encoding GDP-mannose mannosyl hydrolase, which produces MLSRAAFLDVVRDAPLVSIDLIVRDAAGRVLLGLRRNEPARDFWFVPGGRVLKNEPLEAAFGRLTASELGRAKQRSAARFLGVYEHFYDNNAGERPGFGTHYVVLGYELRLETGLELPPEQHSDYRWCGVAALLSDDRVHANTKAYFPA; this is translated from the coding sequence ATGCTGTCGCGAGCCGCATTCCTCGATGTGGTGCGCGATGCGCCGCTGGTGTCGATCGACCTGATCGTGCGTGATGCCGCGGGGCGGGTGTTGCTCGGCTTGCGCCGCAACGAGCCGGCGCGCGACTTCTGGTTTGTTCCCGGCGGGCGCGTGCTCAAGAATGAGCCGCTCGAGGCGGCCTTCGGCCGTCTGACCGCAAGCGAGCTTGGCCGGGCGAAGCAGCGCAGCGCCGCGCGTTTCCTCGGCGTCTACGAGCACTTTTACGACAACAATGCCGGTGAACGCCCGGGCTTCGGAACACACTATGTCGTGCTCGGCTACGAACTGCGCCTGGAGACCGGGCTGGAACTGCCGCCGGAACAGCACAGCGATTATCGCTGGTGTGGGGTCGCGGCGCTGCTGAGCGATGACCGCGTGCACGCGAACACCAAGGCATATTTCCCGGCCTGA
- a CDS encoding ATP-binding protein — protein MAETAPPRVAGPGSGSGSSILTAPSAHQQTFFAVASAVVVTIGSAITLAWVFIAGVQFDSVGDIVQAQYRLAQYIYATADSDEQAREILKGSGLELSREPPSLGTPLSPIRITARSVARRVSERLGVPVEVRRDGEQRVVFWIGPAPDIGGDWLALPLAYDPGNARLLILIWFAAVAAAIIVASWWLAGQINRPLQRLASATRTLAKGEPLPPPRAEGPLEVRHLAAALDEADRKLREDLQERKLMLAGISHDVRTPLARMQLSVDLLKGDEDTHLAIEQDIGEINAILDRFMEYVRDGREEPFAHTDLAVLIREAAQRYRAQMRIEVDVAQHLDAQCRPQALQRLLHNLLDNAVRHGRPPIQLSCRRRGNTIELSVRDHGDGLPPTAQEQLGRRPNLSEEQRHGYGLHIVQRIAAAHGGIVKFRDARPGTRVRFVWPDQRPDPEP, from the coding sequence ATGGCTGAAACCGCGCCGCCACGGGTGGCGGGGCCAGGCTCGGGATCCGGATCGTCCATCCTGACCGCGCCCAGCGCACATCAGCAGACCTTCTTCGCGGTCGCTTCGGCCGTCGTGGTGACCATCGGCAGTGCGATCACGCTGGCCTGGGTGTTCATCGCCGGCGTCCAGTTCGACAGCGTTGGCGATATCGTCCAGGCGCAGTACCGACTCGCGCAGTACATCTACGCGACCGCCGATTCCGACGAACAGGCACGCGAAATCCTCAAGGGTTCCGGGCTGGAACTGAGCCGCGAGCCGCCGAGCCTGGGCACGCCGCTGTCGCCGATACGGATCACCGCGCGCAGCGTCGCACGCCGGGTCTCGGAACGGCTCGGGGTGCCGGTGGAAGTCCGCCGCGACGGCGAGCAACGCGTGGTGTTCTGGATCGGGCCCGCCCCCGACATCGGCGGCGACTGGCTGGCACTGCCCCTGGCCTACGATCCCGGCAACGCACGCCTGTTGATTCTGATCTGGTTTGCCGCCGTGGCTGCCGCGATCATCGTCGCGTCGTGGTGGCTGGCCGGGCAGATCAACCGTCCTCTGCAACGTCTCGCCTCAGCGACGCGCACGCTGGCCAAGGGAGAGCCGTTGCCGCCGCCCCGTGCGGAAGGGCCACTCGAAGTCCGCCACCTCGCAGCGGCGCTGGACGAGGCGGACCGCAAACTGCGCGAGGATCTGCAGGAGCGCAAGCTGATGCTCGCCGGCATTTCGCATGACGTGCGCACGCCGCTGGCTCGCATGCAGCTATCGGTCGATCTGCTGAAAGGCGACGAGGACACGCATCTCGCGATCGAACAGGACATCGGCGAAATCAACGCGATACTCGACCGTTTCATGGAATATGTGCGGGACGGGCGCGAAGAACCGTTCGCACACACCGATCTCGCCGTGCTGATCCGCGAGGCCGCGCAACGCTACCGCGCGCAGATGCGGATCGAGGTGGACGTGGCGCAGCACCTCGACGCGCAATGCCGTCCGCAGGCGCTGCAACGCTTGCTGCACAATCTGCTCGACAACGCCGTACGCCACGGTCGGCCACCGATCCAGCTGTCCTGCCGGCGGCGCGGCAATACCATCGAGCTGAGCGTTCGCGACCATGGCGACGGGCTGCCGCCGACCGCGCAGGAACAACTCGGTCGACGCCCGAACCTGTCCGAAGAGCAGCGCCATGGCTACGGCCTGCACATCGTGCAACGCATTGCCGCCGCGCACGGCGGTATCGTCAAGTTCCGCGACGCGCGCCCCGGCACCCGCGTGCGTTTCGTGTGGCCGGACCAGCGGCCAGACCCAGAACCCTGA
- a CDS encoding response regulator — METDLRNRRVLVVDDDDRLRALIVRHLNDAGMDARGVPDARQMHRWLEREHQDLIVLDLMLPDDDGLRVCSRLRAEGNDVPVLMLTAKGDDVDRILGLEVGADDYLPKPCNARELVARVKAILRRTRSTPPGAPEPQLGQYRFGPFVLDFERRSLTRDADTRIPLTTGDFALLSALIRHAGQPLSRDRLYVLATGREYLPEDRAIDVRVSRLRKLLTDDNSQPRYIQTVWGFGYVFVADG; from the coding sequence ATGGAAACCGATCTAAGAAACCGCCGCGTACTGGTCGTCGACGACGACGATCGTCTGCGCGCCCTGATCGTCCGGCATCTCAACGACGCCGGCATGGATGCGCGCGGCGTGCCGGACGCCCGCCAGATGCATCGCTGGCTCGAACGCGAGCATCAGGACCTGATCGTGCTCGACCTGATGCTGCCGGACGACGACGGGCTGCGTGTGTGCTCGCGCCTGCGTGCCGAAGGCAACGACGTGCCGGTGCTGATGCTCACGGCCAAGGGCGACGATGTGGACCGCATTCTCGGGCTCGAAGTCGGCGCCGACGACTACCTGCCCAAGCCCTGCAACGCACGCGAACTGGTGGCACGCGTCAAGGCGATACTGCGGCGTACACGCTCGACCCCGCCGGGCGCGCCGGAACCGCAGCTGGGCCAGTATCGCTTCGGTCCGTTCGTCCTGGATTTCGAACGGCGCAGCCTGACGCGCGACGCGGATACCCGCATCCCGCTGACCACCGGTGACTTCGCGCTGCTGTCCGCCCTGATCCGTCACGCCGGGCAACCACTGTCGCGCGACCGTCTCTACGTGCTGGCCACCGGGCGCGAATACCTGCCTGAAGACCGGGCGATCGACGTCCGCGTATCGCGCCTGCGCAAACTCCTGACGGACGACAATTCCCAGCCGCGCTACATCCAGACCGTCTGGGGCTTCGGCTACGTCTTCGTCGCGGATGGCTGA